A DNA window from Ahaetulla prasina isolate Xishuangbanna chromosome 7, ASM2864084v1, whole genome shotgun sequence contains the following coding sequences:
- the MCM5 gene encoding DNA replication licensing factor MCM5, with protein sequence MSGFDDPGIFYSDSFGGDPIAEEGQVRKSQLQKRFKEFLRQYRIGTDRTGFSFKYRDELKRHYNVGQYWIEVEIEDLASFDEDLANYIYKQPVEHLQLLEEAAKEVADEVTRPRPTGEETLQDIQVMLRSDANPSNIRNLKSEQMSHLVKIPGIIIAATPVRAKATKITIQCRTCRNIIPNIALRPGLEGYALPRKCSTEQTNLAKCPLDPYFIVPDKCKCVDFQTLKLQESPDAVPHGELPRHMQLYCDRYLCDKVVPGNRATIIGVYSIKKAGLTKIKSRNNVGVGIRSSYIRVVGIQVDTEGSGRSVTGSMTPQEEEEFRHLASMPNIYDTIAKSIAPSIYGSNDIKKAIACMLFGGSRKRLPDGLTRRGDINLLMMGDPGTAKSQLLKFVERCSPIGVYTSGKGSSAAGLTASVIRDAATRSFFVEGGAMVLADGGVVCIDEFDKMREDDRVAIHEAMEQQTISIAKAGITTTLNSRCSVLAAANSVFGRWDETKGDENIDFMPTILSRFDMIFIVKDEHNEERDMTLAKHVMSLHVSALTQTQAVEGEIELHKLKKLIAYCRAKCGPRLSAEAAEKLKNRYILMRSGAREHERESDRRSNIPITVRQLEAIVRIAESLSKMKLQPFATEADIEEALRLFQVSTLDAALSGNLSGVEGFTTQEDQEMLSRIEKQLKRRFAIGSQVSEHSIIQDFVKQKYPEHAIYKVLQLMMRRGEIQHRMQRKVLYRIK encoded by the exons ATGTCTGGTTTTGATGACCCTGGCATTTTCTACAGCGATAGCTTTGGTGGAGACCCAATTGCAGAGGAAGGGCAAGTTCGAAAGTCCCAGCTGCAGAAACGCTTCAAAGAGTTTTTAAGGCAGTATCGAATTGGAACAGACCGGACTGGCTTCTCTTTTAAATACAG AGATGAGCTCAAACGTCATTATAATGTTGGACAATATTGGATTGAGGTGGAGATAGAAGATTTGGCAAGCTTTGATGAAGATCTGGCAAACTATATATACAAACAGCCTGTGGAGCATCTTCAGCTG CTGGAAGAAGCTGCAAAAGAGGTAGCTGATGAAGTAACACGTCCTCGGCCAACAGGAGAAGAGACTCTTCAGGATATTCAAGTTATGCTCAGATCAGATGCCAATCCATCCAACATCCGAAATCTCAAG TCTGAACAGATGTCACATTTGGTGAAGATCCCAGGAATCATTATTGCTGCAACTCCTGTGAGAGCCAAAGCAACCAAGATCACCATCCAATGCCGCACTTGCCGAAATATAATACCTAACATAGCTTTACGTCCAGGCCTGGAAGGATATGCTCTTCCTCGGAAGTGCAGCAC GGAACAGACTAACCTAGCAAAATGTCCTTTGGACCCATATTTCATTGTTCCAGACAAGTGTAAATGTGTGGATTTCCAGACATTGAAGCTACAAGAGTCTCCTGATGCTGTTCCTCATGGAGAGTTGCCTCGGCACATGCAGCTCTATTGTGACAG ATATCTATGTGACAAAGTTGTCCCTGGGAACAGAGCTACCATCATAGGTGTTTACTCAATCAAAAAAGCCGGCCTCACAAAGATCAAGAGCCGGAATAATGTTGGAGTTGGCATCCGGAGCTCCTACATCCGTGTGGTGGGAATCCAAGTAGACACCGAAGGCTCAG GGCGCAGTGTCACTGGCTCCATGACAcctcaggaagaggaggagtttcGGCATTTGGCTTCCATGCCCAATATTTATGATACGATTGCCAAAAGCATTGCTCCTTCCATCTATGGTAGTAATGATATCAAGAAGGCAATTGCATGCATGCTTTTTGGAGGCTCTCGAAAGAG ACTTCCAGATGGGTTAACACGTAGAGGGGATATTAATTTGCTCATGATGGGAGACCCCGGAACTGCCAAATCTCAGCTCTTAAAGTTTGTAGAAAGATGTTCACCCATAGGA GTCTATACTTCAGGGAAAGGCAGCAGTGCAGCTGGTCTGACTGCCTCAGTGATCAGAGACGCAGCCACACGGAGCTTCTTTGTAGAAGGTGGAGCCATGGTCTTGGCTGATGGAGGAGTAGTTTGTATTGATGAGTTTGACAAG ATGCGTGAAGATGATAGAGTGGCCATCCATGAAGCTATGGAGCAGCAGACCATCTCCATTGCCAAG GCTGGTATCACCACTACCCTAAATTCACGCTGCTCTGTGTTAGCAGCTGCAAACTCTGTGTTTGGACGCTGGGATGAAACTAAAGGAGACGAAAACATAGACTTCATGCCCACCATTCTGTCCCGATTTGATATGATCTTCATTGTCAAAGATGAGCACAATGAAGAAAGAGACATG ACCCTGGCCAAGCATGTGATGTCACTACATGTAAGTGCCTTAACCCAGACACAGGCAGTCGAGGGTGAGATTGAGCTTCATAAACTGAAGAAGCTGATTGCCTACTGCAGAGC GAAATGTGGTCCTCGCCTCTCTGCAGAAGCTGCAGAGAAATTGAAGAACCGCTATATTCTTATGCGCAGTGGTGCCCGCGAACATGAAAGAGAAAGCGATCGTCGCTCCAACATTCCCATTACAGTAAG GCAGCTGGAGGCCATTGTGCGAATAGCAGAATCCCTCAGTAAGATGAAGCTCCAACCTTTTGCTACTGAGGCAGACATTGAAGAAGCCCTGCGGCTCTTCCAGGTGTCTACACTTGATGCGGCTCTGTCAGGCAACCTCTCAG GAGTAGAAGGCTTCACTACTCAGGAAGACCAAGAGATGCTGTCTCGTATTGAGAAGCAGCTCAAGCGTCGCTTTGCCATTGGCTCCCAAGTATCTGAACACAGCATCATCCAGGATTTTGTGAAGCAA aAATATCCTGAGCACGCCATCTACAAAGTGCTGCAGCTTATGATGCGTCGTGGTGAGATCCAGCATCGCATGCAACGCAAAGTTCTTTATCGCATCAAGTAA